A genomic window from Luteolibacter sp. LG18 includes:
- the rsmH gene encoding 16S rRNA (cytosine(1402)-N(4))-methyltransferase RsmH → MEAPEQAAGGELPHYHLSVLPDEVNEWMAAGPGKFIIDGTLGGGGHSGALLATGARVLGIDRDPEALAYARKRLAQYGDRFSTWEGNFADFEETPEVRGGEQADGLLLDLGVSSHQLDAAGRGFSFMREGPLDMRMGPSSPRTAAEIVNTWPEAEISKLLFEYGEEPKARRIAAAIVEHRARRPFDTTTALATCIEKAIGRHGKTHPATRAFQAIRMAVNEELESLAKALEASTRVLKPGGRLLIITFHSLEDRMVKRFLRYRSTAWLDEPGWPDPRPNPDYQFRLLVRKAVAPTTKEISQNPRARSAKLRVAELLAPT, encoded by the coding sequence ATGGAAGCTCCGGAACAAGCCGCCGGTGGCGAGCTGCCGCACTACCACCTTTCGGTCCTGCCGGACGAGGTGAACGAGTGGATGGCAGCCGGCCCGGGCAAGTTCATCATCGATGGCACCCTCGGCGGTGGCGGCCACAGCGGCGCGCTGCTCGCCACGGGAGCCCGCGTGCTCGGGATCGACCGCGATCCGGAGGCGCTGGCCTACGCCCGCAAGCGGCTGGCGCAATACGGTGACCGGTTTTCCACCTGGGAAGGCAATTTCGCCGATTTTGAAGAGACCCCCGAGGTCCGAGGGGGGGAACAGGCCGATGGCCTGCTCTTGGACCTCGGGGTATCTTCGCATCAACTCGACGCCGCAGGGCGCGGGTTCTCTTTCATGCGGGAAGGCCCGCTCGACATGCGCATGGGGCCGTCCAGCCCGCGCACCGCGGCGGAGATCGTGAACACCTGGCCGGAGGCGGAGATTTCCAAGCTCCTCTTTGAATACGGCGAGGAGCCGAAGGCCCGCCGCATCGCCGCCGCCATCGTCGAGCACCGCGCCCGCCGCCCGTTCGACACCACCACCGCTCTCGCCACCTGCATCGAAAAGGCCATCGGCCGCCACGGCAAGACCCACCCCGCCACCCGCGCCTTCCAGGCGATCCGGATGGCGGTGAACGAGGAACTCGAATCCCTTGCCAAGGCGCTCGAAGCCTCCACCCGCGTGCTGAAGCCCGGCGGGCGGCTCCTGATCATCACTTTCCACAGCCTGGAGGACCGGATGGTGAAGCGCTTCCTGCGCTACCGCTCCACCGCTTGGCTGGACGAACCCGGCTGGCCCGATCCACGGCCGAATCCGGACTACCAATTCCGCCTCCTGGTGCGGAAAGCCGTGGCACCCACCACGAAGGAAATCTCCCAGAACCCTCGGGCCCGCAGTGCGAAACTGCGGGTCGCCGAGCTTCTAGCCCCAACATGA
- a CDS encoding division/cell wall cluster transcriptional repressor MraZ: protein MSTTGQRYFGFSPYKMDPKFRVSIQPGWRPAPGEVLRLLFSKTHGMPVIKVLTQESFDERVAVVEASDLTPAKKRATLDSLYMLCREASLNDQGKLLVPKDLSEKAGIEAEAEVVLAGRGKHFEIWSKANHDRVLEIEMNQDDEDELGVL, encoded by the coding sequence TTGAGCACCACCGGTCAGCGCTACTTTGGCTTCTCGCCATACAAGATGGACCCCAAGTTCCGGGTCTCCATTCAGCCCGGTTGGCGCCCAGCTCCTGGTGAGGTGCTTCGGCTGCTGTTTTCCAAAACGCACGGCATGCCGGTCATCAAGGTCCTGACGCAGGAGTCCTTTGACGAGCGGGTGGCGGTCGTGGAGGCCAGCGACCTGACTCCCGCCAAAAAGCGGGCGACGCTGGACAGCCTGTACATGCTTTGCCGCGAGGCATCGCTGAACGACCAGGGAAAGCTGCTCGTTCCAAAGGATTTGAGCGAGAAAGCCGGGATCGAGGCGGAAGCCGAAGTGGTCCTGGCCGGACGCGGAAAACATTTCGAGATCTGGAGCAAGGCGAACCACGACCGCGTGCTCGAGATCGAGATGAACCAGGACGACGAGGACGAACTCGGAGTCCTTTGA